The genomic DNA TAAAAGTAATTTGAATATGTTTACTTAAGGCAATAATGATGGcaagtttttaatgttttctgacatcttacacacaaagaaaaagacattcCAATGTATTATTGAATAACGGTACAGTTACCGAGGTTTTGTCTGCGTTAATTACTTCACGTAAACTAAAACAATGAAGGTGTTCAaactaaatgatttatttgtcataaaatatAATTCTGAACAGGCGGCCATGAAAACCAATATAACATATTTTATGCTAAACTACACTTATTTGCTCAGGAGAAATAAACTTAACACTGAAATTACCCACGTGGGAGAACCCCGCAGAGCCATGACCTCATCATCAAGGAGCCAGTGTGGGATTACATGAGGAGGCAGAAGACAAAAGAACTGAGGCAAAATTCTACAAAATGGTGGGATTAACCTTCCTGCAGAGAGAACCATGAAAAACTGAGCAAGTAGGAGAATGAATGCTTCAGGTGGTAATACCAAATATTGATCCGATTTAGTATTTTCATTTCGTTATTGCccttaagatttaaaaaataaaatggaggcATGACTTTTGAAAGcatcctcttttttattttctattgcttttattctttcttatttgtattaaccgtttttatgtgatgtcttcttttacttttatttctcacTTGTTTTTATCTGCTTCAAGGTATTTCTGCATCAGTTTGGTCTGTCAAAGccctttgtttttaaatgtgccataCCAATAAAGTTATTGTTAATATTactattgttataattattattattattattattattattttaatttcccccTTAGAATCAACAGGATGACGATGTCTCTTgaacttttctttgatttttctctgatgttctacaaaatcaaaacaaccgTCAGACGACTGCTCCGCGCTGATTGGACGAGCCCGGAGCCGGATGTGACGTCTGATCCCATTTATTTAAATCCGGAAACAAAcatcggcagcagcagcagcagctgcggcggagctgagcagcagcagctgttcgTTGTCTCGGTTCCCGGTGTAAATGAACACGTGAATAAAAGTACCGAGTTCGcaccgtttgtttgttttgtgtaaaaacgGGATTATTCACCGACGAGCGGACTTTAACTCACCTGCACCGCCGCCGGGGAGAGAACCGCCAGTCAAAGATGTTAGCACAACATTAGCGAAACATCAggagtttatgtttttattttaattcacctcctatctttttttaaaatttttaaattaAGTCAGCCTCTTagggtttattattattttttatttttttaaagttattatttgaaGTTATAATGATGAACTCCAgccggagggggaggaggagcggcggcggcagcggggTGACCGGGCTGCTGTACCCGCTGCTCGGTGCGTGTCTCTGGGCTGCGGCGCTCGGCTACAGGCCGGTGATCATTGTGCACGGTTTGTTCGACAGCTCGGGGGACTTTAAAAACTTGCAGCGGTTCATCAACGAGGTGAGTggatagaacacacacacacacacacacgtgtacagaAATGTGTTGTTCAGGGTGTTGACCTCACGGTTTCCTACATAACACAGGCCTCTTACATCACCACGTTATATGCACTGCTCTCTATTTAGTGTTTTCAATTTAAGACTCATTAGATTGTTTTATAATCTACATCCAGAGGCAGATATTGTTCTattttactccactgccattgTTTTGTATCAGgtgaatattacaaaatatgacCCATTAATTATCATGTATTATTACAGGACTTCAAGATAAAAGTCTATCGATCTCTTTGTTGAGCTTCTCAGTCGAGCTGCAACATGCAATTACTATTCCATCATGATTTAATCAGTTTATTACTTGTCTCTACTTGTTGCTTTGTccataaagtgtcataaaatagtgaaaaatgtccGTCACACAcaattatattgtatataattaTATAGTTTAGAGGCTGAAAACAGCATTTTTCCAATTTATTCTAGGATTGAAAATGAATCTATGATCAAAGTATTGagattgttttcctttcaaCTGACTAATCAGTTACTGGACTTATTGTGGCAGCTCTTGCTGATAAAAGAATAAAGAGCAGAgcataaaaagaaattaaaatgagctccaccttaataagataaaatattATCACAGTGCACATTGATTATAATCCAATTACATTGACATTATACTGAAATTTGCCATTCTGCATAAAGAAAACTTTAATTTAGGCTTTTAAGTACGTTGCTTTAAGTACAATTTTGAATGgaggattattgttttttacttgTACTTGTTGCTCTGAAATCAATTTCTTCGATTCAAAGTTCTAAGAACGTGTTTTCCCACTGCAGCAGAGTTAATTATTAGTACATTGTGATCATAGAGTtgtatatacattatttttgcttcaatataacctgttgttttcatttcaagttgCTTGTATGGGCAGTGAAATCTGCCCTTTCCTGCTCGTCCTCTTAAATCCTACAAACTGCCCACACGCCCTTCGAAACGCACACAAAGTTGTAGCGTAGGGTAAGAAATAATGTTCCCCAAAAGTGGTGATGTTCCAAATTCTTTTGACGGAACTTTGATGAGGTTAAACCAAGTTTCAGTTCCTCTTTTTCACGGCCCTTTTTAGTAGAAAGTTGTGAATTGGAACAACCATAAACACAAATTCAGACCTCGGCCTGTCTGCTTCGGTTAGTTTGTGCCTCTGCCTTCTATGaatcattaatatttgatggCACAGGCTGTCAAGTCTGCTGCTTAACCCATAACTGTTTCTTGTAGCTGTTGAAAACTTCATGCATCTAATATGAGGAGTCACTTGCACACTCGTCCTCTGTCTTGCAGACGCACCCTGGGACAAACGTGACAGTCATCGACCTATTTGACAGGAGTGCCAGCCTGCAGCCCATGTGGAAGCAGGTGGAGGGATTCAAGGCAGCTATTTACCCAATAATGCAAAATGCAGCCGACGGGGTTCACTTCATCTGCTACTCTCAAGGTAAAACACAACAAGTGATTATCTATCTGTGTTAGTGCTTTGACCTTTGAGGAATTATAACATGAGGGGAAACTGCGAACTCTCAAAGTCCTCAAAAACTGATTAGAAatattccttgtttttgtttttacaggtgGGCTGGTTTGCAGAGGGATCCTCTCCACTCTGCCTGACCACAACGTCCActccttcatctctctgtcctcGCCTCAGGCCGGCCAATACGGAGGTAGGTTCCACTTGGAAAGCTGAGAATATGATTGTGTGACTTTAAACAATATTCTTTTATATCTGCAATCTGTCAAAGGGGCAATGTGTGGAgcccaaaaacagagctaaaataGAGCCGAAAATCCCCTAGGGTTTGACTCAGAAGTCTAAAGAAGTTTATATATAGAATCGGTTTCTACATGTTTACCATGTTGAGGACTCTGGAttctcctctccagctcttGACCTTggtcttttgtttcctctcagacaCAGACTACCTAAGGTACATCTTCCCTCAGTTTGTCAAATCCAACCTTTACCACCTCTGCTACACCGGGATAGGCCAGAGGATATCCATCTGCAACTACTGGAACGGTGAGAAGCCAGAAATTACCTTTTCTCACACAGATGTGAAGccatgacattcatttttactatcaaatatatttgttttctacGGATTCAAAAGGGGTGCTTCTGAGGTTACTACTGTTTTGACCGACTGGTTccttgtcttctctcctccctctccagacCCGCACCACAGAGACCTGTACGTGAACAGCAGTGATTATTTGGCTCTGCTCAACAGTGAGAGGGCCAATCCAAATTCAACAGGTCAGCAGATTTTCCTTGTGGTTAAAGCTCAGCCATAAGTTTGAACCTATAGTTTAACTTAACTTTAATGTCCTGTAACTATCGGTGGGCGTGTGTTGACCTTTTGTAACACGGCAGTGATCAATTTGGGCCCTTGTGGTGATCAATACGTAGGagacggttgttgttgttgttgctcggGAACAAACCAGATACGATGGATATATAATTATCATACActtgttcatatatttattcagtgtttttacttGTAAATCCCAGAGTGGAAGAAAAACTTCCTCAAGATCACCAAGCTGGTGTTGATCGGCGGACCAGACGATGGAGTCATCACCCCCTGGCAGTCGAGGTGAGTTCATCCTCTGTCTCGTTTAGTCCCTCATATGTCTTTGTGCTTGTGGTTTTAACATGACatacagttttatttcatatacaCATAAATCAGTTTCACTCTAATCTCTGACACATTGCACGTGATTCCTTCTGTATAGACTTGAGTTGCCAGTTGCAAAATATACCTcttaaaaaaacaggtttaacTAATTTTATTGAATTCATTCAGTTGTTGATATGACAGTCTGTTCTTTTCCACGTTCCGTTCCTTTCACACATTAGGAGGATTAGTGTTTTCTGACTGTGGTTGATCTCATGACTCTCATGTGATGCTCACACATTTTTATCCCTGTTGGTGTCATATTTTTACAGTCAGTTTGGATTTTATGACGACAATGAGACTGTTGTCGAGATACAGCAGCAAGAAGTGAGTGCaaatcgacacacacacacacacacactcacacacacacacacactcacataataCAGCATATATTTTGAGCTCGTTTCGAATGCCCTCTTTAATCCTTAAAATGACTTGTATCCACCTCCATCCATATCAAATATGTGTCCACAAGCACACATGGATACTGTACAATTGCAGTGGTGAAAGAAAATGCTCAAGCATGCTTTAAATGGTACCAAATGGCCAAAACGTAAACATATATAGGCTTGAAATATCATCCATTTGTAGCTATAGTCGTAGCACAgcatgttacttcctgtttacatcctCCCAAAATATTATAGGAACTGTAGTAGACATGTTGTAcaatcaataacttttttttaatatcaatatgTGTCACAATATGTTTGGGGGCTCCATGGTGTCAGGCTGTGAAAACACCTAAAATAAATGAGCTAAGCATTAACTtattcttcttcgtcttcttccagGTTTATTTGAGAGACGTTTTTGGTCTGAAGACGCTGGCCGCTCGCGGGGATCTGATCCTCTGCTCTGTTCCCGGCGTCGAACACGTCTATTGGCACTCGAATGAGACGGTGTTCCACACGTGTATGGAGAAGTGGCTGGTGTAGAtccaaactacacacacacacaacacaaacacacacacccacacactctctctctcttgtctagGTTTTTAAACatgcttttactttttatagtttgacattttgggaggTGTTTGAAGAGAATTTTGATGCCACTCTCAGATCTGTACAATAGATAAGAAGCACAAACTATAATCTTTGAAGGATCTTGCAAGGATTTCACTTACAGGACATGTGAGCTTTAGAGGCATCAATtgaaagattttgtttttaccttttggACAGAACCAtactagctgtttccccctgtttccagtctttaagCTAAGGTAACCTGAATATGAGTGGATGTCAACGGTCTTATCTAACTCtctgcatttcccaaaatgtcaaactgttccttttAATAAACTGTGTTGTAGCCCTCAGTCAAATCCAACACAAATATGAGGGTTTTCATAAACCTGGTAACAACACAACTTTGTTCATTATTACAGTTTGCAAAGGAAAAGCATATCGGACATTAAAAAGGAGCATTCCAGCAAGTTCATACTGCACTTCTATGAATATTGCAAGAGACAGATTCAAAAGAGAAGGAACAGGTATCAGCGCATCATAAAAGGCTGAGAGATCCTCCAGTTTAACTCAAGCCCGGCAGATCTCACCGATTTCCATAATGCAACTAAATAGTTATCATGAagtctctcttgctctttttctctctctttatacaATCATGTTTGTCAGCTTTCATGTGAACAAACACATGTGACACAATGAATGTCTTCCAGGAGAGATCGTCTGAAAATGGTCATCCTCGTTTTTAAACAATTTCACGTCactttgtgaaaagaaaatatgtggaGTGCCCCTTTAACTTGTATGAAATGTGTTAGTTATTACTTTCAGATACCGAGCCCACATACATACAGAATATCCATGTGTGAGTGTTAGTGTGTTTGCTCTCACATACCTCAGAAACCCCACACATCAGTGCCTGAGCAACGTTCTGTCATCTACATGTACAGACCCACTGCCATGCTCATTTTATGATGcagtaattctttttttttttcccttccactTTTAATCCTGGGGAATtatgtgttcctttttttatttgttatgtgTTTTATGTGATCATGACCGTGatgtttattatcattatcattatcatgcAGTGCTTTTGGAGCTGTATTGCTTTAGTAGATGGAGCCTTAATATTCCCCCTCATGCCTCAGTGTTTCATGTCCATTACCAAAGTGCTCTGACACACTGCCTATAGTCACGGTGCTAAAAATAGAAGATGGAGGAGTTGAGTGGCTGGAGGGTGGCAGTGGTCTGTAAGTGTTTACTTGTCCGCCACTCTATTATTATACGTGGTGCTCTTTACCTCCCATCGCATTTAGATTACTCAGGTGTTTTGAGCAACCGTGTTTGTTTGCCTCtgtcagaaaagagaaaaaaaggaattcattttCTCTAGAGTTAACATTTGCAGTATGTTGGATATTTTGTGCTGCCTGTTGTACCTATAAGTGTTTctcaaagaagaagagaaagggaaaataGCTATTGtgtggttaaaaaagaaagaatgaaag from Scophthalmus maximus strain ysfricsl-2021 chromosome 22, ASM2237912v1, whole genome shotgun sequence includes the following:
- the ppt2b gene encoding lysosomal thioesterase PPT2 → MMNSSRRGRRSGGGSGVTGLLYPLLGACLWAAALGYRPVIIVHGLFDSSGDFKNLQRFINETHPGTNVTVIDLFDRSASLQPMWKQVEGFKAAIYPIMQNAADGVHFICYSQGGLVCRGILSTLPDHNVHSFISLSSPQAGQYGDTDYLRYIFPQFVKSNLYHLCYTGIGQRISICNYWNDPHHRDLYVNSSDYLALLNSERANPNSTEWKKNFLKITKLVLIGGPDDGVITPWQSSQFGFYDDNETVVEIQQQEVYLRDVFGLKTLAARGDLILCSVPGVEHVYWHSNETVFHTCMEKWLV